In the genome of Verrucomicrobiota bacterium, the window TGCTGCGCGGGGTCCAATTCCTCCAAAATCAGGTCGCTGTAGCCCATGATGTGGTTGATCGGCGTCCGCAGTTCGTGGCGGATGTGGCCGAGACGGTCCCTCTGCGCTTGCTTGGCCGAATCGTCCTCGGCGCTAGAAAAGTCAGTTGTCATAGATTCCTGCGGCGCGATCGCTGACGTTGGCTTGAACAACAACCTCGGTTTGTGGCGCGCCGTTAAACGACACGACCGTTCCAGAAATCAAGCCCGGATCAGAGGAATTGAGCTGCAAATCTAATCGAGTCCCCGCCTTCAATCGCAACCCCGGCCGGTGAGTCACCCGCAAGACGCCGTTCACGTACAGCTTCATTCCGCCCGATCCCGAAACCGCCGCGAAATGGAACCAAGTGTTGGTTTCGAGAATATTCGGGGTCAGGAGCGTCTTCGCCTGTTGGTCCACGCCGCGAATCAGTTCGAGGACGCGGTTGTCTTGGGCCAGCGACGTCGAGCCCACGGAAGCCAATGCGAGGATCGTGATGCTAAGAGCCTGCTTCAAAATTACGTGGGGTCCTGTTTTCGCGGAAAAGGCTGGATGGCGCGACGAAGGAGAATATCCCTAGCGGATCTTCGACTGAGGAGAAACGAAGCCAGACAGCCTTTTCCGCGAAAACCCTCCGGGCGGCGGGTCTTTTGTCCGTGGCCTGCGTTGGCTCGGTCCTTACAGCCCGCGTTGGGGATGCTCGGACCT includes:
- a CDS encoding LamG domain-containing protein, translating into MLKQALSITILALASVGSTSLAQDNRVLELIRGVDQQAKTLLTPNILETNTWFHFAAVSGSGGMKLYVNGVLRVTHRPGLRLKAGTRLDLQLNSSDPGLISGTVVSFNGAPQTEVVVQANVSDRAAGIYDN